In Ruania zhangjianzhongii, the following proteins share a genomic window:
- a CDS encoding DUF4192 domain-containing protein yields MDEITPYPRTDHPTNSRGPAPDAAQRAAASAAAEPRAEDFPDPDTPEATDDRCRDRATLHLDRPAEVLAWLPYQVKFWPQESAVLLSLRRGQRAGPSSDGAGASTTALEPGLIARTDLAVIGGLADGRQAQVDMGRHLQRDGAHRALCAIYTDQSFASVLRGQGPAGRTLTWWRTTPWAELGKTYLIGPERFRCVDCADAPCCPHTGQPLEVLDNTESAAWHVFHGHGYVRDRRLLVPDLRASTQRRRAVGAAARRHYDQRPDLPGKSRSDWHREMEYRWVALVKACAKADRAARTTPAGTAPEQATLAEQLPAGDLGAVLAGLADPWVRDAALLWSGTGQLLGDAVRDNVVDAVFSGRLLPQMRRLHAADRTLTVLGAHATDRWKAPVLASRAWLAWWSGEGAKANILLERSLRADPDYSLAQLLGTALAHGIPPGWARSGRLAS; encoded by the coding sequence ATGGACGAGATCACCCCGTACCCCAGGACCGACCACCCCACGAACTCCCGTGGCCCCGCACCCGACGCTGCGCAGCGAGCCGCTGCCTCCGCGGCGGCCGAGCCACGGGCCGAAGACTTCCCAGACCCGGACACTCCCGAGGCCACCGACGACCGATGCCGGGACCGAGCGACCCTTCACCTCGATCGCCCCGCCGAGGTCCTCGCCTGGCTGCCGTACCAGGTCAAGTTCTGGCCGCAGGAGTCGGCGGTGCTGCTCTCCCTGCGACGCGGTCAGCGCGCAGGCCCGTCCTCGGACGGTGCCGGCGCTTCCACCACAGCCCTGGAACCGGGCCTGATCGCCCGCACCGATCTCGCAGTGATCGGTGGCCTCGCGGACGGGCGCCAGGCGCAGGTGGACATGGGTCGACACCTGCAGCGCGACGGTGCTCACCGAGCACTCTGCGCGATCTACACCGACCAGTCCTTCGCCTCGGTGCTCCGCGGCCAAGGCCCGGCCGGGCGCACGCTCACCTGGTGGCGGACCACCCCGTGGGCAGAGCTGGGCAAGACCTATCTGATCGGTCCGGAACGGTTCCGATGCGTGGACTGTGCCGACGCACCATGCTGTCCGCACACCGGACAACCGCTCGAAGTATTGGACAACACCGAGTCCGCCGCCTGGCACGTCTTCCACGGTCACGGCTACGTACGCGACCGGCGCCTGCTCGTGCCGGACCTGCGGGCGAGCACCCAGCGCCGGCGCGCGGTCGGGGCGGCCGCACGCCGTCACTACGACCAGCGCCCCGATCTTCCCGGGAAGAGCCGGTCCGACTGGCACCGGGAGATGGAGTACCGCTGGGTAGCCCTCGTGAAGGCCTGCGCCAAGGCCGATCGCGCCGCCCGGACCACACCGGCCGGCACGGCCCCAGAACAGGCGACCCTCGCGGAGCAGCTCCCTGCCGGGGACCTCGGCGCGGTCCTCGCCGGGCTGGCCGATCCGTGGGTGCGCGATGCCGCCCTGCTCTGGAGTGGGACCGGGCAACTTCTCGGCGACGCTGTCCGGGACAACGTGGTCGACGCCGTCTTCTCGGGCCGGCTGCTGCCGCAGATGCGCCGACTGCATGCTGCCGACCGGACCCTGACGGTCCTCGGCGCGCACGCCACCGATCGGTGGAAAGCCCCCGTCCTCGCCTCCCGTGCGTGGCTCGCCTGGTGGAGCGGCGAAGGCGCCAAAGCGAACATCCTGCTCGAGCGCAGCCTCCGGGCCGATCCGGACTACTCCCTGGCCCAACTGCTCGGCACGGCCCTGGCGCATGGCATCCCTCCCGGGTGGGCCCGCAGCGGACGCTTGGCGTCCTGA
- a CDS encoding Rv2175c family DNA-binding protein: MVDEQNWLSLPEVAEATDLQLRTVRGYLRDRVLVATRRGENNALAVPEGFLVPGEETGTLIVLPSLRGTITMLADSGYGDDEIVDWLLRENDELGATPLANLRDGRTHAVRRAAQALAF, translated from the coding sequence GTGGTTGACGAGCAAAACTGGCTGAGCCTGCCCGAGGTGGCCGAGGCCACTGACCTGCAATTGCGTACCGTGCGCGGCTACCTGCGCGACCGGGTCCTGGTGGCCACTCGCCGCGGGGAGAACAACGCCCTCGCCGTGCCGGAAGGCTTCCTCGTCCCCGGTGAGGAGACCGGAACGCTGATCGTGTTGCCCTCGCTGCGGGGCACGATCACTATGCTCGCCGACTCCGGCTACGGCGACGACGAGATCGTCGACTGGTTGCTGCGAGAGAACGACGAGCTGGGGGCGACGCCGTTGGCCAACCTCCGCGATGGCCGCACGCACGCCGTGCGCCGGGCGGCGCAGGCACTGGCGTTCTGA
- a CDS encoding polyprenyl synthetase family protein encodes MDTLETQRWLNELRQAVSTRVTASIAELAESHADIGPEVADLFTISTGLLSGGKRLRAAFAAAGWTAFGGAELAGPVVRAGAGLELFQMAALVHDDIIDASTTRRGMPAAHRQLALRHGELGMDGDADRFGESGALLLGDLLLVAAQQEVERGLDVLPSPADRRGRSILLTMMAEVTVGQYLDIYAQAAPWSEDPAVDLDRARRVIRAKSASYSVQQPLRLGAAMAGADDAGLAACAAFGLPIGEAFQLRDDMLGVFGDPDLTGKPAGDDLREGKRTVLVASAMTRASTAQRAVLQQALGNAQLQPDEIDQVREILYATGADHEVEALIAERVAEGLGVLDAAAVSPQADAVLRSLVRAAVSRTS; translated from the coding sequence GTGGACACTCTCGAGACGCAGCGCTGGTTGAACGAGCTTCGGCAGGCGGTCTCGACGAGAGTGACGGCCAGCATCGCCGAGCTGGCCGAGAGCCATGCGGACATCGGTCCGGAGGTCGCCGACCTGTTCACCATCTCCACCGGCCTGCTCAGCGGCGGCAAGCGCCTGCGTGCCGCATTCGCCGCCGCCGGGTGGACCGCCTTCGGCGGAGCCGAGCTGGCGGGTCCGGTGGTGCGCGCCGGAGCCGGTCTGGAGCTGTTCCAGATGGCCGCTCTGGTGCACGACGACATCATCGACGCCTCGACCACTCGCCGGGGCATGCCGGCCGCACATCGCCAGCTTGCCCTCCGGCACGGTGAGCTGGGCATGGACGGCGATGCGGACCGGTTCGGCGAGAGCGGTGCGCTGCTCCTGGGTGACCTGCTGCTGGTGGCCGCACAGCAGGAGGTCGAACGCGGCCTGGACGTGCTGCCGAGCCCGGCCGACCGGCGTGGCCGGTCGATCCTGTTGACGATGATGGCCGAGGTCACCGTCGGGCAGTACCTGGACATCTACGCCCAAGCGGCCCCGTGGAGCGAGGATCCCGCAGTGGACCTCGACCGGGCGCGCCGCGTGATCCGGGCCAAATCGGCCAGCTACAGCGTGCAGCAACCGCTGCGGCTCGGGGCAGCGATGGCCGGAGCCGACGATGCCGGACTGGCGGCCTGTGCGGCATTCGGCCTGCCGATCGGTGAAGCGTTCCAGCTCCGGGACGACATGCTGGGCGTGTTCGGCGATCCGGACCTGACGGGCAAGCCTGCCGGTGACGATCTCCGGGAGGGTAAGCGCACAGTTCTGGTCGCCTCGGCGATGACTCGTGCGAGCACGGCGCAGCGGGCGGTGCTTCAGCAGGCGCTAGGAAATGCGCAGCTGCAGCCGGACGAGATCGATCAGGTCCGAGAGATCCTCTACGCGACCGGCGCCGACCACGAAGTGGAAGCGCTGATCGCTGAGCGGGTGGCGGAAGGGTTAGGGGTGCTGGACGCCGCCGCCGTCAGCCCGCAAGCCGATGCCGTGCTCCGCTCCCTGGTGCGGGCGGCGGTCAGCCGCACGTCCTGA
- the gcvH gene encoding glycine cleavage system protein GcvH — MSLPTDRQYTAEHEWVQISGDVARVGVTDYAASSLGDVVYLDLPDAGSTITAGETCGEIESTKSVSDLYAPATGEVLEVNQAAVDNPELVNTDPFGEGWLFTVRTGGDTAELLDADAYTTLTQS, encoded by the coding sequence ATGAGCCTGCCGACCGACCGCCAGTACACCGCCGAGCACGAATGGGTGCAGATCTCCGGCGACGTCGCCCGGGTGGGCGTCACCGACTACGCCGCCAGCTCGCTGGGGGATGTGGTCTACCTCGACCTGCCGGATGCGGGCAGCACGATCACCGCCGGCGAGACCTGCGGCGAGATCGAGTCGACGAAGTCTGTCAGTGACCTGTACGCCCCGGCCACCGGTGAGGTGCTCGAGGTCAACCAGGCCGCTGTGGACAACCCGGAGCTGGTCAATACCGACCCGTTCGGCGAGGGCTGGTTGTTCACCGTACGGACCGGTGGGGATACCGCTGAGCTCCTCGATGCCGACGCCTACACCACCCTGACGCAGAGCTGA
- a CDS encoding LysM peptidoglycan-binding domain-containing protein: MSRTNRRSQRAAARRYSTLSTLGAIGAVTAVGLGSAAPAQAQPSDSAQARSPLFSPRALPGGAAERTPLVSAVERAPQRSSVAYTVRAGDTVSALAHRYDTTVRAIVNANDLNSQALIRIGQTLRIPADGASSGASSPSSSSSGGSSDGSYRVRSGDTVSGIAHRYDTTVRAIINANDLGSNAMIRIGQSLRIPGQSSSSNSSSSGSSSNAGGSTSGSGGSYTVRSGDTVSGIAHRYDTTVRAIINANDLGSNAMIRIGQSLRIPGQSSAGNSSSSGSSSNAGGSTSGSGGSYTVRSGDTVSGIAHRHDTTVRAIINANDLGSNAMIRIGQSLRIPGQSSSSNSSSSGSNSSSSSSSSSSSGSSSSSSSATSHKVIGGDTVSSIAAQYGTSVSAIVNANDLGSNASIRVGQTLQIPDGLVSNTFLHYTYSGDVTAAANSNKRQLLNANLPSRDQMQSIIRQTARQMGVDPALALAVAHQESGFNPAAVSPANAVGVMQVIPSSGEWASQLVGQELNLLDPQDNVTAGVAILRQLQRSADNRSDAIGGYYQGLGSVERNGLYDDTRRYVANVQTLMTRYS, encoded by the coding sequence ATGTCCCGAACGAATCGTCGGTCCCAGCGGGCTGCTGCTCGCCGCTACTCCACCCTGAGCACGCTTGGTGCCATCGGCGCGGTCACCGCTGTCGGTCTTGGTTCGGCAGCACCGGCCCAGGCTCAGCCGTCGGACAGTGCACAGGCTCGTTCCCCACTGTTCTCGCCACGGGCCCTGCCCGGCGGAGCGGCCGAGCGGACCCCTTTGGTGAGTGCGGTGGAGCGGGCACCGCAGCGCTCGAGCGTGGCGTACACGGTGCGCGCTGGAGACACCGTCTCTGCCCTGGCCCACCGCTACGACACCACGGTGCGGGCGATCGTCAACGCCAACGACCTCAACTCCCAGGCGCTGATCCGCATCGGTCAGACTCTGCGCATCCCCGCCGACGGCGCCAGTTCCGGTGCGTCGTCACCGTCCAGCTCTTCTTCGGGCGGCAGTTCAGACGGTAGCTATCGCGTCCGTTCCGGGGACACTGTTTCGGGGATCGCGCATCGGTATGACACCACGGTGCGGGCGATCATCAACGCGAACGATCTCGGCTCGAACGCGATGATCCGTATCGGTCAGAGCCTGCGCATTCCCGGTCAGAGCTCCTCCAGCAACTCCAGCAGCTCTGGTTCCAGCTCGAATGCGGGCGGTTCCACCTCCGGCAGCGGCGGCAGCTACACGGTCCGTTCTGGGGACACCGTCTCGGGGATCGCGCATCGGTATGACACCACGGTGCGGGCGATCATCAACGCGAACGATCTCGGCTCGAACGCGATGATCCGTATCGGTCAGAGCCTGCGCATTCCCGGTCAGAGTTCCGCCGGCAACTCCAGCAGCTCTGGTTCCAGCTCGAATGCGGGCGGTTCCACCTCCGGCAGCGGCGGCAGCTACACGGTCCGTTCTGGGGACACCGTCTCGGGGATCGCGCATCGGCATGACACCACGGTGCGGGCGATCATCAACGCCAACGATCTCGGCTCGAACGCGATGATCCGTATCGGTCAGAGCCTGCGTATCCCCGGTCAGAGCTCCTCCAGCAACTCCAGCAGCTCTGGTTCCAATTCGTCGTCCAGCTCGTCGTCCAGCTCGTCGTCCGGCTCGAGCAGCAGCTCCTCCAGTGCGACGTCGCACAAGGTGATCGGCGGAGACACGGTGTCCTCGATCGCTGCGCAGTACGGCACCAGCGTGAGTGCGATCGTGAATGCGAACGACCTCGGTTCCAACGCGTCGATCCGGGTCGGGCAGACCTTGCAGATCCCGGACGGCTTGGTCTCGAACACCTTCCTGCACTACACCTACTCCGGCGATGTCACCGCTGCCGCGAACTCGAACAAGCGCCAGCTGCTGAACGCGAACCTGCCCAGCAGAGACCAGATGCAGTCGATCATCCGGCAGACCGCCCGGCAGATGGGGGTGGACCCGGCGCTTGCGTTGGCCGTGGCCCACCAGGAGTCCGGCTTCAACCCGGCAGCGGTCTCCCCCGCGAACGCCGTCGGCGTGATGCAGGTGATTCCGTCCTCCGGCGAGTGGGCGTCCCAGCTGGTCGGCCAGGAGCTGAACTTGCTCGACCCGCAGGACAATGTCACCGCCGGTGTGGCGATCCTGCGCCAGCTCCAGCGGTCGGCGGACAACCGCTCCGATGCGATCGGCGGCTATTACCAGGGCCTCGGCTCAGTGGAGCGCAACGGTCTGTATGACGACACTCGCCGGTATGTGGCGAACGTGCAGACGCTGATGACACGCTACTCCTGA
- a CDS encoding universal stress protein: MIVVGFIATAEGRAALEAAVAEAQRRAERLQVLVHGARGSEQSDIESAVDEARKRLDGGDVGYDVRHVQRGDDVAEALMNAAENGNASLIVIGLRRRSPLGKLILGSNAQRILLDAPCHVLAVKPAPA; the protein is encoded by the coding sequence GTGATCGTGGTCGGGTTCATCGCCACCGCAGAAGGACGTGCGGCCCTCGAAGCCGCTGTGGCGGAGGCACAACGTCGCGCGGAACGGCTCCAGGTGTTGGTGCACGGCGCCCGCGGCTCCGAACAGTCGGATATCGAGAGCGCTGTGGACGAGGCCCGCAAGCGGTTGGACGGCGGTGACGTCGGCTATGACGTCCGGCATGTGCAGCGTGGCGACGACGTCGCGGAGGCGCTGATGAACGCCGCCGAGAACGGCAACGCCTCGTTGATCGTCATCGGTTTGCGCCGCCGGTCTCCACTGGGAAAGCTCATCCTCGGCTCGAATGCGCAACGTATCCTGCTGGATGCACCCTGCCACGTGCTGGCAGTGAAACCGGCCCCGGCCTGA
- a CDS encoding aminomethyltransferase family protein, which produces MDRTTTRALIALQGPRAAAVLSSLTDADLTELRYYASMSVEVAGIPVLLARTGYTGEDGFELSASAVSAVDLWQSLLDAGQDAGVIACGLASRDSLRLEAGMPLYGNELTSQITPYDVGMNRLVHLDREFVGQEALAARADQPARHHLVALQGAGRRAARAGYPVYLSGQQIGEVTSGILSPTLGYPIALTRLDRQLPAETDVTVDVRGTPTPMTVTSTPFYRRPQ; this is translated from the coding sequence GTGGACCGGACCACCACCCGCGCCCTGATCGCCCTCCAAGGCCCGCGGGCGGCCGCGGTGCTCAGCAGTCTCACCGACGCCGACCTGACCGAGCTGCGCTACTACGCCAGCATGTCCGTCGAGGTCGCGGGTATCCCGGTGCTGCTCGCCCGCACCGGCTACACCGGCGAGGACGGGTTCGAGCTGTCCGCCTCCGCTGTCTCCGCGGTCGACCTGTGGCAGAGCCTGCTCGATGCCGGTCAGGACGCCGGGGTGATTGCCTGCGGTCTGGCCAGCCGCGACTCGCTCCGCCTGGAAGCAGGCATGCCGCTGTACGGGAACGAGCTCACCAGCCAGATCACGCCCTACGACGTGGGAATGAACCGCCTGGTGCACCTCGACCGCGAGTTCGTCGGCCAGGAGGCGCTTGCCGCCCGGGCGGACCAGCCGGCCCGCCATCACCTGGTGGCGCTGCAAGGCGCAGGCCGGCGAGCGGCACGGGCCGGTTACCCGGTCTACCTCTCCGGTCAACAGATCGGCGAAGTCACCTCCGGGATCCTGTCCCCGACCCTGGGGTACCCGATCGCGCTGACCCGGCTCGACCGGCAGCTCCCAGCCGAGACCGACGTCACCGTCGACGTACGCGGCACCCCGACACCGATGACCGTGACCAGCACACCGTTCTACCGCCGTCCGCAGTAG